In a single window of the Caproicibacterium sp. BJN0003 genome:
- a CDS encoding ABC transporter substrate-binding protein, which translates to MKKNLLKKISAFVMAAFLATAATGCGSSSSSTGASSEASGKKTIGVIQFATHPSLDNCYEGFKEGLAEGGFKEGENLTIDFQNAQGETANADMIAKSLAAKNYDMIGAIATPAALSAYGATKNAGTPVVFTAVNDPVGAQLVKSLDNPGTSCTGSSDVLPLEAQVKMIRAFLPNAKKIGVLYTTSEPNSVSMLEKFKGVAANEGFEVVEQGVTNSSEVASGATALAAKGVDCFNNFTDNNVVNNLSSELQAAKKAGIPVFGSEVEQVKNGCLASQSIDYVALGKQTGLMAAKILKGEAKASDLPVYTVEDATPVYNETVLQEMGLSLPSEYQTAEKVTSAK; encoded by the coding sequence ATGAAAAAAAATCTTTTGAAAAAAATATCCGCATTTGTAATGGCAGCATTTTTAGCGACGGCAGCTACTGGTTGTGGAAGCAGTTCTTCTTCCACCGGTGCTTCTTCAGAGGCTTCTGGAAAAAAGACAATCGGGGTCATTCAGTTTGCGACGCACCCATCTCTTGATAATTGCTATGAAGGCTTTAAAGAAGGGCTCGCCGAAGGCGGATTTAAAGAGGGCGAAAATCTGACGATTGATTTTCAGAATGCACAGGGAGAGACCGCCAATGCAGATATGATTGCAAAAAGTCTTGCCGCCAAAAATTATGATATGATCGGCGCAATCGCAACGCCTGCAGCGCTGAGCGCATACGGAGCCACCAAAAATGCCGGAACACCGGTAGTCTTTACAGCGGTCAATGATCCGGTCGGGGCACAGCTCGTTAAAAGTCTTGACAATCCAGGAACCAGTTGTACCGGGAGCAGTGATGTACTTCCCTTGGAAGCACAGGTCAAGATGATTCGTGCATTTTTGCCCAATGCGAAAAAGATTGGAGTCCTTTATACGACTAGCGAGCCGAATTCGGTTTCTATGTTGGAAAAGTTTAAGGGAGTTGCGGCAAACGAAGGCTTTGAGGTTGTCGAACAGGGCGTAACCAATTCCAGCGAAGTTGCTTCCGGTGCAACAGCATTGGCTGCAAAAGGAGTGGATTGCTTTAATAACTTTACGGATAATAATGTTGTTAACAATCTTTCAAGTGAACTGCAGGCTGCCAAAAAGGCTGGAATTCCGGTATTCGGCAGTGAAGTGGAACAAGTGAAGAACGGCTGCCTTGCAAGCCAGAGCATTGACTATGTGGCACTTGGCAAACAAACCGGCCTCATGGCGGCAAAAATTCTTAAAGGAGAAGCAAAAGCTTCCGACTTGCCGGTTTATACGGTAGAAGATGCTACCCCTGTTTATAATGAAACAGTACTGCAAGAAATGGGACTGAGCCTTCCGAGTGAATATCAGACAGCGGAAAAAGTGACTTCTGCAAAATAA
- a CDS encoding ABC transporter permease, with protein sequence MNVFFNLILAILEEGFIYGIMAVGVYITYRVLDFPDLSVDGTFPMGACLTAVLISHGMNPWLACLCAFFAGTIAGGVTGLLHVKLHITDLLSGILVMTALWSINLATIMGGKATVTIFNSDTIFNSGLAMLLPNGAAQFRVVILAAAVCLLIKYLTDAYLRTRSGLLLRAAGDNAQYVISLGKDPGSMKILGLMIGNGCTALSGSILAQQAGSANVASGTGMVVMALASVIIGTTVFRKVKFMRATSAVVCGAILYKACLAGAMQMGLDTNYLKLLMAVIFTIALVGNQVTLGRRKKQHVDPTKI encoded by the coding sequence ATGAATGTGTTTTTTAATCTGATTTTGGCAATCCTCGAGGAGGGATTTATCTACGGAATTATGGCAGTCGGTGTTTATATCACCTATCGCGTTCTGGATTTTCCGGATTTGTCTGTAGATGGAACTTTTCCAATGGGAGCCTGCCTTACGGCGGTGTTGATTTCGCATGGAATGAATCCGTGGCTTGCGTGTTTGTGTGCATTTTTCGCTGGAACAATTGCAGGCGGAGTAACAGGACTTTTGCATGTAAAGCTTCACATTACCGATCTGCTCTCTGGAATTTTGGTTATGACCGCTCTTTGGAGCATCAATCTGGCAACCATTATGGGTGGAAAAGCAACGGTTACGATCTTTAATTCCGACACGATTTTTAATTCAGGGCTTGCGATGCTTTTGCCGAATGGAGCCGCACAGTTTCGGGTTGTTATTTTGGCAGCAGCTGTTTGTCTCTTGATTAAATATTTGACGGATGCCTATTTACGAACACGTTCTGGATTGTTGCTGCGCGCGGCAGGGGATAATGCCCAGTATGTGATTTCGCTGGGAAAAGATCCGGGCAGCATGAAAATCCTGGGATTGATGATTGGAAATGGCTGTACGGCACTTTCCGGCAGTATCTTGGCACAGCAGGCAGGTTCCGCCAATGTAGCGAGCGGAACCGGTATGGTTGTAATGGCGCTTGCTTCGGTAATTATCGGAACAACGGTCTTTAGAAAAGTCAAATTCATGCGTGCAACGAGCGCAGTCGTCTGCGGTGCGATCCTTTATAAGGCCTGTCTTGCAGGAGCAATGCAGATGGGGCTCGATACCAATTATTTAAAGCTTTTGATGGCGGTCATCTTTACGATCGCTTTGGTGGGGAATCAAGTTACTTTGGGAAGGAGGAAAAAGCAGCATGTCGATCCAACAAAAATCTGA
- a CDS encoding ABC transporter ATP-binding protein, with amino-acid sequence MVRMEHIAKVFHPDEVNEVALFQDFNLTIREGSFVSVVGSNGSGKTTILNLLCGSIPVDSGKIFVRDREITKLSEYAHSRFIGRVFQDPAKGTCPQLTILENMALADQKGKPYGLAHGVNRKRVDAYRGQLELLKLGLEDKLEVTVGSLSGGQRQALALLIATMTPIDLLILDEHTAALDPRSSETVMELTERVVKEKHLTALMVTHNLRFAVRYGDRLLMMHRGKIVLDHEGAEKNALEVRDLTDRFNEISIEDGN; translated from the coding sequence TTGGTTCGAATGGAACACATTGCTAAAGTTTTTCACCCAGACGAGGTGAATGAAGTTGCTCTTTTCCAAGATTTTAACTTGACTATTCGTGAGGGCTCTTTTGTCTCAGTTGTGGGGAGCAATGGTTCCGGAAAAACGACCATCCTTAATTTGCTCTGCGGCTCCATTCCGGTGGACAGCGGAAAAATTTTTGTGAGAGATCGCGAAATTACGAAGCTTTCCGAATATGCGCACAGCCGGTTTATCGGGCGTGTGTTTCAAGACCCTGCGAAGGGAACCTGCCCGCAGCTGACCATTCTCGAAAACATGGCGCTTGCCGACCAAAAAGGAAAACCATACGGCCTTGCCCATGGGGTAAACCGCAAACGGGTGGATGCTTATCGCGGTCAGTTAGAGCTTTTAAAGCTGGGATTGGAAGATAAGCTGGAGGTGACGGTTGGGAGCCTTTCCGGCGGACAGCGTCAGGCTTTGGCACTTTTGATCGCCACGATGACGCCGATTGATCTTCTGATCCTTGATGAGCATACGGCAGCGCTGGACCCGCGTTCCAGTGAGACGGTGATGGAGCTCACCGAACGGGTGGTTAAAGAAAAACATTTGACGGCGCTGATGGTTACGCATAATCTGCGGTTTGCAGTGCGTTACGGAGACCGTCTTCTTATGATGCACCGCGGAAAAATCGTTTTGGATCATGAAGGGGCAGAGAAAAATGCCTTGGAAGTTCGTGACCTGACGGATCGGTTTAACGAGATCTCAATTGAAGATGGAAATTGA
- a CDS encoding serine hydrolase, which produces MIPDLMPQVKTANLLIHFLQGTPEQISPYPFVPYPNRQNPDAEIYGMEREVPEAQGVPSRTIADFYKALRDCPDIRVHSVAIMRHGKMITESSFQPYSSGCPHMMFSLSKSVVGMAVGLAIKENLFSVDDKLVDLFPEIRPPFRSARFNNITVRHLLTMTSGVKYNEVFSITDKDWVKGFLSSDCLFEPGTAFYYNSMNSYILSALICKKSGMSLVDFLMPRLFSPLGIPKPRWETCPMGIEKGGWGLYLRSVDMLKLGQLYLQHGAWKKGNKKIQVIPEQWVIDSTSNWIPFQEGNRSTGYGYQIRRFPAKDAYQFNGVFGQYVVVLPARDMVIAITSGSGQLFHDSSLEIIEKFFGDQAEPLAEMPLPNDVMAVKKLLDVIDHLYAEPNHPKQASSQEEPPQKGLSRLFHALKSSPEPKHVPSIPPLAKTIPEGDFLLEDRFASLMPLILRSVTNNFPSSPKAVRFAFEPDLCRCTFLCGESEITIDAGLQTSAIRSWIQLGGEDYFIGSSAELTTDEEDRTVLKLYIHFLQTPCTRLMKFIFYKGGHKVFLRMDELPSVKTATEMLFGLVDSGSGSLKEITMEAISKNRLRQRAKEIMRPRVKGTLISDELKKSSKKNEVEG; this is translated from the coding sequence ATGATTCCAGATCTTATGCCGCAGGTGAAAACTGCAAATTTATTAATCCATTTCTTACAGGGAACCCCTGAACAGATTTCGCCTTATCCGTTTGTTCCTTATCCAAACCGTCAGAACCCGGATGCTGAAATCTATGGCATGGAACGCGAGGTTCCTGAAGCACAAGGGGTTCCTAGCCGCACGATCGCCGATTTTTATAAAGCGCTTCGTGATTGTCCGGATATCCGGGTACACAGCGTGGCCATTATGCGCCATGGAAAAATGATTACAGAAAGCAGCTTTCAGCCCTATTCCAGCGGATGCCCCCATATGATGTTTTCCCTCTCCAAAAGTGTCGTCGGCATGGCTGTGGGACTTGCTATAAAAGAAAATCTGTTTTCAGTGGATGACAAACTGGTTGATCTTTTCCCTGAGATTCGGCCGCCGTTCCGCAGTGCTCGTTTTAACAATATTACTGTACGCCATCTTCTGACTATGACTTCCGGCGTCAAATATAACGAGGTATTCAGCATTACCGATAAAGACTGGGTAAAAGGCTTTCTGTCTTCCGACTGCCTTTTCGAACCTGGAACCGCATTCTACTACAACAGTATGAATTCCTACATACTTTCGGCGCTTATCTGCAAAAAATCAGGAATGTCCCTTGTCGACTTTTTGATGCCGCGTCTCTTTTCTCCACTTGGAATTCCGAAACCGCGCTGGGAAACCTGCCCTATGGGAATTGAAAAAGGTGGTTGGGGACTCTATCTGCGCTCAGTCGATATGCTGAAGCTCGGTCAGCTTTATCTGCAGCACGGTGCTTGGAAAAAAGGCAATAAAAAGATTCAGGTTATCCCCGAACAATGGGTAATTGACAGTACTTCGAACTGGATTCCTTTTCAAGAGGGAAACCGCTCTACCGGATACGGATATCAGATTCGGCGTTTTCCTGCAAAAGATGCCTATCAGTTTAATGGTGTCTTTGGACAATATGTGGTTGTTCTTCCGGCCCGCGATATGGTAATCGCTATCACCAGCGGAAGCGGCCAACTTTTTCATGATTCCTCTCTGGAAATTATTGAAAAATTCTTTGGAGATCAGGCTGAGCCTCTTGCAGAAATGCCGCTTCCGAATGATGTAATGGCTGTCAAAAAGCTTTTAGACGTGATTGACCATCTCTATGCAGAGCCGAACCATCCAAAACAGGCTTCTTCTCAGGAAGAGCCTCCTCAAAAAGGGCTTTCCCGTTTATTTCATGCACTGAAAAGTTCTCCGGAGCCAAAGCATGTTCCTTCGATTCCACCGCTCGCAAAGACAATTCCGGAGGGTGATTTCTTATTAGAAGATAGATTTGCTTCTTTGATGCCGCTCATTCTGCGCAGTGTTACAAATAATTTTCCATCTTCTCCAAAGGCAGTCCGATTTGCCTTTGAACCGGATCTTTGTCGTTGCACCTTTCTCTGTGGCGAATCCGAGATTACGATTGATGCAGGTCTGCAGACAAGTGCCATTCGCAGTTGGATTCAATTAGGCGGCGAAGATTATTTTATCGGTTCTTCTGCAGAACTCACTACGGATGAGGAAGACCGTACCGTTCTAAAACTGTATATTCATTTTCTACAAACGCCTTGTACGCGTCTGATGAAATTTATTTTCTATAAAGGCGGTCACAAAGTATTCCTGCGGATGGATGAACTCCCAAGCGTTAAAACCGCTACCGAAATGCTCTTTGGCTTAGTAGACAGCGGAAGCGGCAGTCTCAAAGAGATAACGATGGAGGCCATTTCCAAAAATCGTCTGCGGCAGCGTGCAAAAGAAATCATGCGTCCCCGTGTAAAAGGGACCTTGATTTCGGATGAGCTCAAAAAGTCATCCAAAAAGAATGAGGTTGAAGGATAA
- a CDS encoding competence/damage-inducible protein A, translated as MKAEIISVGTELLLGQVINSDTAYVARSLAALGIDVQYSSIVGDNSERLTTALTDSFSRADLIVTTGGLGPTGDDLTKETCARLAGRHLVQDKKSLERLKEYFKGRDCGPNQLKQVMLPEDCTVLQNDHGTAPGCGFTTKDGKVVVMLPGPPSELVPMMENYAIPFLSKLTDSIIWSTDIRVYGIGEGAAEERIVDLTENKNPTVATYAKTNEMYVRVTAKASTKEEAQKLCKPMVHEVCNRLGDAVYGIDVKSLEEVVVKSLTEQKMTLATAESCTGGLVAKRITDIPGSSAVFHMGAVTYSNDIKTMLLGVPEELLRKKGAVCPEVAAAMAQGVREKAGADFGIGITGIAGPDGGTAEKPVGLIYIGLCDGYSTWIRELNPKNGHIRERSFLRLAAANNALDMLRRRLLGLPDIEVPAFHHERRRK; from the coding sequence ATGAAAGCTGAAATTATTTCGGTCGGCACAGAACTTCTTCTCGGTCAGGTGATCAACTCCGACACTGCTTATGTAGCACGCAGTCTAGCTGCTCTTGGCATTGATGTACAATATTCCAGTATTGTCGGTGATAACTCCGAAAGACTTACCACTGCACTCACCGATTCTTTTTCCCGCGCAGATTTAATCGTTACCACCGGCGGCCTTGGGCCCACCGGAGACGATCTGACAAAAGAAACCTGTGCACGTCTTGCAGGGCGTCACCTCGTACAGGATAAAAAGAGTCTTGAGCGCCTCAAAGAATATTTTAAAGGCCGGGACTGCGGTCCTAATCAGCTAAAACAGGTGATGCTGCCGGAAGACTGCACCGTCCTTCAAAATGATCACGGTACCGCTCCCGGATGTGGATTTACCACCAAAGACGGAAAAGTGGTCGTCATGCTGCCTGGACCTCCGTCAGAACTGGTTCCTATGATGGAAAATTATGCAATTCCGTTTCTTTCCAAATTAACGGACAGCATTATTTGGAGCACCGATATCCGCGTTTATGGAATCGGAGAAGGTGCCGCCGAAGAACGAATTGTAGATTTAACCGAAAACAAAAATCCAACTGTCGCAACTTATGCAAAGACCAATGAAATGTATGTCCGGGTCACCGCGAAAGCTTCTACCAAAGAGGAAGCACAAAAATTATGTAAACCCATGGTGCATGAAGTCTGCAATCGCCTCGGAGACGCGGTCTATGGAATTGATGTAAAAAGCCTCGAAGAAGTAGTCGTCAAATCTCTCACAGAGCAGAAAATGACACTAGCAACAGCAGAAAGCTGCACCGGCGGGCTGGTGGCAAAACGAATCACGGATATTCCGGGGTCTTCTGCAGTCTTTCATATGGGAGCCGTCACCTATTCCAATGATATTAAAACGATGTTATTGGGTGTTCCGGAAGAGTTACTGCGCAAAAAAGGTGCGGTCTGCCCGGAAGTTGCCGCCGCAATGGCACAAGGCGTTCGGGAAAAAGCAGGTGCCGATTTTGGCATTGGGATTACCGGAATTGCCGGGCCCGACGGAGGAACTGCCGAAAAGCCGGTCGGACTGATTTATATCGGGCTCTGTGATGGCTACAGCACTTGGATTCGGGAACTAAATCCGAAAAACGGCCATATTAGAGAGCGTTCTTTCCTGCGCTTAGCCGCCGCCAATAATGCACTTGATATGCTGCGCCGCCGTCTTTTAGGATTGCCCGACATCGAAGTGCCGGCCTTCCATCACGAGCGCCGCCGTAAATAA
- the thiI gene encoding tRNA uracil 4-sulfurtransferase ThiI, protein MKEIILIKLGELVLKGLNRQTFEQTLLKNIRRRIAPAGKFEIRSLQSTITVTPLSDDCDMDEASERIGKIFGIATYSRACVTEKSMEKILPACAEYLKYQLLCAKTFKVEAKRSDKKFPLNSPQISAETGAYLLEKFPNLSVDVHHPDLIVRVEVRDFAAYIHGEPLRGAGGIPVGTGGKAAILISGGIDSPVAAWMMARRGLELSAVHFASPPYTSERAEQKVVDLLTEVSAYAGRIYMFTVPFTHIQEAIRDHCPEEYFTILMRRFMMKAAERIAQKEDCRALITGESLGQVASQTLQAICCTDEACSMPVFRPLIGDDKRDIVAMAQKIGTFETSIEPFEDCCTVFTPKHPRTRPNLKDVLQAESVLPVEALLDECVQNTTVRRIPV, encoded by the coding sequence ATGAAAGAAATTATTCTAATTAAATTAGGCGAATTGGTATTAAAAGGGCTCAACCGCCAAACCTTTGAACAGACTCTGCTCAAAAATATTCGCAGAAGAATTGCGCCCGCCGGAAAATTTGAAATACGTTCCCTACAGTCTACCATTACGGTAACCCCGCTTTCCGACGACTGCGATATGGACGAAGCCTCCGAACGAATTGGAAAGATTTTCGGTATCGCCACCTACTCCAGAGCTTGCGTTACCGAGAAGAGCATGGAAAAGATTTTGCCCGCTTGCGCCGAGTATCTGAAATATCAGCTGCTTTGTGCCAAAACGTTTAAGGTGGAAGCAAAGCGCAGCGATAAAAAATTTCCGCTCAATTCTCCGCAGATCAGTGCTGAGACCGGCGCTTATTTACTGGAAAAATTTCCGAATCTTTCGGTCGATGTTCATCATCCCGATTTAATCGTGCGCGTAGAAGTGCGTGATTTTGCAGCTTATATCCATGGTGAACCGCTGCGCGGTGCAGGCGGAATTCCTGTCGGTACCGGCGGAAAAGCTGCCATTCTCATCAGCGGCGGAATCGATAGTCCCGTTGCCGCATGGATGATGGCACGCCGCGGGCTGGAACTTTCCGCCGTACATTTTGCAAGTCCACCTTACACCAGCGAGCGTGCCGAACAGAAGGTAGTCGATCTGCTCACCGAAGTGAGCGCTTACGCCGGTAGGATTTATATGTTTACCGTCCCGTTCACGCATATTCAAGAAGCGATCCGCGACCATTGTCCAGAAGAATATTTTACCATTTTGATGCGCCGCTTTATGATGAAGGCTGCAGAACGAATTGCGCAAAAAGAGGACTGCCGCGCACTGATTACCGGAGAAAGTCTCGGCCAGGTAGCAAGCCAGACTCTACAGGCAATCTGCTGCACTGATGAAGCTTGTTCGATGCCTGTTTTTCGTCCGCTGATTGGGGACGACAAGCGGGATATCGTTGCAATGGCTCAGAAAATCGGCACTTTTGAAACTTCTATTGAGCCTTTTGAAGATTGCTGCACTGTCTTTACTCCAAAACATCCCCGTACTCGTCCGAATCTGAAAGATGTTTTACAAGCGGAATCCGTACTTCCCGTTGAAGCACTTCTCGACGAATGTGTACAAAATACAACCGTTCGCCGGATTCCCGTTTAA
- a CDS encoding cysteine desulfurase family protein, protein MQEIYLDNSATTKVCEEAAKTAFSLMTETYGNPSSLHKMGFEAEKALRLAREQVAKVLSAQPEEIIFTSGGTEADNLALFGAAHARKKRGKRIVSTAIEHPAVLNTLHALEEEGFEVLYLMPDKEGHISPEQVFEAVTPDTILVSMMAVNNEVGTILPIEAAHMAIESSGAPALLHVDAVQAFGKLPISPKHLGIDLLSISAHKIHGPKGVGALYLKKGITIRPHTFGGGQERNLRPGTEAMPLIGAFGTACSVLPNPLVSRKKAQALSDLLFETLAPVPGVVRNSPSDALPFVCNLSVLGIRAETMLHFLSSKNIYVSSGSACSKGKKSPVLSAMKLSSERINSALRVSFSRYNTEEDVLTFCNAVKEGIRSLQHV, encoded by the coding sequence TTGCAGGAGATTTATCTTGATAATTCGGCTACCACCAAGGTCTGCGAAGAAGCCGCTAAAACAGCATTTTCCCTCATGACAGAAACTTATGGAAATCCCTCTTCTCTGCACAAAATGGGGTTTGAAGCAGAGAAAGCTCTGCGCCTTGCGCGCGAACAGGTTGCAAAAGTTTTGAGCGCCCAACCGGAAGAAATCATTTTTACGTCCGGCGGAACCGAAGCGGACAACCTTGCTCTTTTTGGAGCAGCACATGCTAGAAAGAAACGCGGAAAACGCATTGTTTCTACCGCGATCGAACACCCGGCTGTGCTTAATACGTTACATGCTCTTGAGGAAGAAGGCTTTGAAGTCCTTTATCTCATGCCGGACAAAGAGGGCCACATCTCTCCGGAACAAGTCTTTGAAGCTGTCACCCCGGACACCATTCTCGTCAGCATGATGGCGGTGAATAACGAAGTCGGAACGATCCTTCCAATTGAAGCTGCCCATATGGCAATTGAATCTTCCGGTGCCCCTGCGCTCCTTCATGTGGATGCGGTACAGGCATTCGGAAAACTTCCGATTTCTCCAAAGCATTTAGGGATTGATCTTTTATCAATCAGCGCTCATAAAATTCACGGACCAAAAGGAGTCGGCGCTCTTTACCTGAAAAAGGGCATTACGATTCGGCCCCATACTTTCGGCGGTGGACAGGAAAGAAATCTTCGTCCCGGCACGGAGGCAATGCCTCTTATCGGTGCTTTCGGGACTGCCTGTTCCGTTTTACCGAACCCTCTTGTCTCCCGCAAAAAAGCACAGGCCCTTTCTGATCTCCTTTTTGAGACATTGGCACCGGTGCCGGGAGTCGTCCGCAACAGTCCCTCTGATGCACTTCCCTTTGTGTGCAATCTTTCTGTCCTTGGAATTCGTGCAGAAACGATGCTGCATTTTCTCTCTTCTAAAAATATTTATGTCAGCTCCGGTTCTGCGTGCTCCAAAGGAAAGAAAAGTCCCGTCCTTTCTGCCATGAAGCTTTCAAGCGAGCGAATCAATTCTGCTCTGCGAGTTAGTTTTTCCCGCTATAATACGGAAGAAGACGTTCTCACTTTCTGCAACGCTGTAAAGGAAGGAATTCGTTCCCTTCAGCATGTATAA